The following nucleotide sequence is from Tolumonas lignilytica.
AAACTGGCTTCTTCGTTATAAACAGGGATAACGACAGAAACTAAATTAAACTCAGACATTAACAGACTCCAGAACAGCATGAATCGCCTGAATAACCCGATTGAAATCGTCATCGGTCATATCAGGGAACATAGGCAGTGTGCATAACCGATCAGAATTCCATTCGGTGTCAGGCAGAAAGACCAGCGGGAATTTCTCTCGATAATATTTTTGCGTATGGGCAGCACGGAAATGCAATCCGGTGCCAATTTCCATGGCTTGCAGGCGTTGCATGAAGGTATCGCGGTCGATACCGCAACGGGCCGGATCCACCCGCACCATGAACAGATGATTGGCGTGTAAATGCGGATAATCAGGCACACTCAGTGGCAGCAACGGCGAATCCGCCAACGCGGCACGATAACGGGCAACCAGCTCGGCACGACGGGCATTGAGTTCATTGATGCGGTGTAGCTGAACGACGGCTATCGCGGCATTGATATCCGGCAGATTATATTTATAGCCGGGAGTGATCACTTCCGCCTGAGGTTTACGTCCTTGCATCTGGCGATCAAAGGCATCCACACCGAGCCCATGGAATTTCAGCATGCGGACTTTGGCTGCAAAGTCATCATCATCGGTGGTGACTAAGCCGCCTTCAGCACAGGTCACGTTTTTAATGGCATGGAAAGAGAAGACGGCGGTTCCTTTCGCACCAATCCAACGACCACGATATTGCGTTCCCACGGCATGCGCCGCATCTTCAATAATGGCGATCTGGTGTTGCGCGGCCAGTTCATAGATAGGATCTAAATCTGCGGGTGCACCGGCATAATGCACCGGAATAATTGCTTTGGTTCTGGGGGTAATGACATCGGCAATCAGACGGGCATTGGTCATCAGGGTATTGCGATCGACATCGACAAAGATCGGGGTCGCACCCAGTAAGGTAATCATGTTGACCGTGGAGACCCAGGTCTGGGAAGGCGTGATCACTTCGTCACCCGGGCCGATCCCCAACGCCATCAGGGCTACATGCATGCCTGCGGTCGCAGAAGAAACGGCGATGGCATGTTTACAGCCATACATCTGGCAAAAAAGTTGTTCCAGTTCATGATTTTTCGGACCGGTGGTGATCCAACCGGATTTTAATACTGCGGTGACGGCAGCAATTTCTTCATCCCCGATTGCTGGACGTGAAAAAGGCAAAAAACTCATTTAGTTAAGCCTCACAAAGGGTATTTAGACGAGAATTATACTAGTTATCTTGTATTACTGTTTCTGTGCTGTACACGGTTTTTTACCACAGTAATGATTGGATACATTATGA
It contains:
- the arnB gene encoding UDP-4-amino-4-deoxy-L-arabinose aminotransferase, producing MSFLPFSRPAIGDEEIAAVTAVLKSGWITTGPKNHELEQLFCQMYGCKHAIAVSSATAGMHVALMALGIGPGDEVITPSQTWVSTVNMITLLGATPIFVDVDRNTLMTNARLIADVITPRTKAIIPVHYAGAPADLDPIYELAAQHQIAIIEDAAHAVGTQYRGRWIGAKGTAVFSFHAIKNVTCAEGGLVTTDDDDFAAKVRMLKFHGLGVDAFDRQMQGRKPQAEVITPGYKYNLPDINAAIAVVQLHRINELNARRAELVARYRAALADSPLLPLSVPDYPHLHANHLFMVRVDPARCGIDRDTFMQRLQAMEIGTGLHFRAAHTQKYYREKFPLVFLPDTEWNSDRLCTLPMFPDMTDDDFNRVIQAIHAVLESVNV